GTCGATGACCGATGGTTCGGCAACATAAACCTGTTGAAACCGCCGTGCCAGGGCCGGGTCCTTTTCAATATATTGGCGATATTCGCTGAGGGTGGTTGCGCCGATGCAATGCAATTCGCCGCGCGCCAACATTGGTTTTAACATGTTGCTGGCGTCCATCGCGCCGTCGGCCTTGCCCGCGCCGACCAGGGTGTGCAATTCGTCGATGAACAAAATAATTTCGCCTTCCGATTTGCTGATTTCTTGTAACACCGCTTTCAATCGTTCTTCAAACTCGCCGCGAAATTTTGCGCCGGCAATCAAGCTGGCCAAATCGAGCGATAGTAATTTTTTGTTTTTTAAATTATCCGGCACATCGCCCGACGCAATGCGCAACGCCAGCCCCTCGACGATCGCGGTTTTACCAACCCCGGGCTCGCCAATCAGCACCGGGTTGTTTTTGGTGCGGCGCGCCAGCACCTGCATCGCGCGGCGAATTTCATCCTCGCGCCCGATAACCGGGTCGAGTTTTCCATTGCGCGCCTTTTCGGTTATATCGTCGGCGTATTTTTTTAAGGCAGTTTTTTGCCCGCCCGCATCGCCACCGCCGACGCTCAAGTTTTTTTCCAATTTCTTTAAATCAACCTTTGCCGCCACCATCGCCTTGGTTTCGGGCAAATCGGGCTGGCTGGCAAAGGTCAACAATAAGGCCTCGGGCGAAATTTGTTCGATGGATTTTTGGCGCGCGACTTTTTTCACCGCCTCCATCACCTTGGCAAAACTTGCGTCGAGCGATAAATTATTACCGGCCGGCAGGCTCGACAGAATTTTTTCCAATTGTTTTTCCAACAGGGCGACATCGCCACCCGCCTGGTGAATCGCCTCAACAATTTCCGATTGTTCGAGTAACGCCAACAACAAATGGCCAGCCGCCAGGCGGCTGTGGTTATTGGCCAATGCCTTTTGCTGGGCGGTTTGCACCGCCATCTGCGCCAAATCGTTAAAATTTTCTAAATTCATTTTTTATCTTTCTGACAAATGGTGGCGATGCCATCACCACCAGTCGATTAAGATATGGGAATGAAAAATATTTTTTTCAAGTAGCGATAAAAAATATTTATAAATTAATTTTCATCAAACGGCGTTTTGTTCAGATTCGCCGGCAAGTAATAATAAGAAATCGGCACGTCGTCGACTGCCTTTAGGGCGAGCACCGGTTGCACAAAAAATGTATCGGCCGAAATTGTTACCGGCAGGGCGAAACGTTTATCAACGCGGAATGTCAGGGTGGATGGCCTGCTTTTTGCTTTCTTTTCATTTGACTTTAAAAATCCACCGACCCGTTCAAAATCGGCGGTGCATTGGTTGGGGTCGTTTGCGTCGGGGTAAAGTTTTATCCGCGCCAGGCGAAAACCATCCCAGGTGACGAGTCGCTGGGTGCAGGCCACGGCCGGCCCATTTTTTTGATATTGCGACATCAGGGTTAGCAACGCCGATGTAATATCGTAAGAATTCGCCAATAATTTTTGGTCGATGGGGGTGATGGCGGCTTGGTTGCGCGGCGGGTCAAGCTTGGTGATGGGCGCACCGCCATCCTTTGGATATGTCACGGTGATTTGAAATTTTTTATCGCCAACCTTAAACAGGCCGCTCATCTGGCTGGGCAAGAATCGGCCATTGACCACC
This window of the Hydrotalea sp. genome carries:
- a CDS encoding DUF3108 domain-containing protein, producing the protein MQKFLRFFLLAMLVVALPGCPIIPKWGQIEKGTTVPLDSFKKEVIKKNQEETDPRYKEHQYDYRSTVDGLPAADATFWLKINRDNTYQARAEFNMIAPWTTVFNAVGRQQIKGRVVNGRFLPSQMSGLFKVGDKKFQITVTYPKDGGAPITKLDPPRNQAAITPIDQKLLANSYDITSALLTLMSQYQKNGPAVACTQRLVTWDGFRLARIKLYPDANDPNQCTADFERVGGFLKSNEKKAKSRPSTLTFRVDKRFALPVTISADTFFVQPVLALKAVDDVPISYYYLPANLNKTPFDEN